A window of the Candidatus Abyssobacteria bacterium SURF_5 genome harbors these coding sequences:
- a CDS encoding prepilin-type N-terminal cleavage/methylation domain-containing protein, whose amino-acid sequence MSRNRFNEPQNVRRPVVLKPCKCANCSWEPAVQFRMPYCGTVFARIIMADSGPPGRQSSRLNSGRNVSDAYEISCAWRSARRCRRRSPFGNCGGGKMLPFPEVFSAPNLLQHTAWRTFSMKGEIPMPPRLADERGFTLTELLVVVGIIVLLTAIVVPNIVGRIDAAKMHAAEDQIAEIETALAAYYADFGTYPGDVFPTEDRNNDGVLEPSEDSNFNNSLDAGEDKNSNSVLDLYEDTGVDIDGDGYYDYACNTDGTGRSNGRLDRGDGVINIDDLEWALKTTAKNGPYIKEIPLDPWGNRYVYYAPLRRPTYNSNDLNDRGDEDYLWIDPANNDSPPTLNDRTLCSEDINGNGRLDTGEDVGIAVYDVNTGVATVYVRTAATPGGVPAFTSMRAGSGNGILDHGDDDNKNNNIETYIDMATPEAPNHIELGNADISPDGLARNIGYYIYSIGRDKRDQTATGYEDIELNGMINGVLDIDPSTTFDEDLDADGSLDCGYEDVGLDGIPGTKDQGEDDGELTVGTGGDTRDEDFDGDSELDGQDNDDINSWNKKRPWRSHSNYGG is encoded by the coding sequence CCGGCAGTTCAATTCCGTATGCCTTATTGTGGCACAGTCTTTGCTCGAATAATAATGGCTGATTCCGGCCCACCAGGCAGGCAAAGCAGCCGGCTGAATTCAGGACGAAACGTAAGTGATGCCTACGAAATCAGTTGTGCGTGGAGGAGCGCGAGAAGATGCCGAAGGCGTTCACCGTTCGGCAACTGCGGAGGTGGGAAAATGCTGCCTTTTCCTGAGGTTTTTTCTGCCCCAAATCTTCTCCAGCACACGGCTTGGCGCACTTTTTCGATGAAAGGAGAGATACCGATGCCTCCTCGGCTCGCCGATGAACGAGGTTTTACCCTGACGGAACTGCTTGTGGTGGTTGGAATCATCGTGCTGTTGACCGCGATCGTGGTTCCTAACATCGTAGGACGGATCGATGCGGCGAAGATGCACGCAGCCGAGGATCAGATCGCGGAAATCGAGACCGCGCTCGCGGCCTACTACGCCGATTTCGGGACGTATCCGGGCGACGTGTTCCCGACCGAAGACAGGAACAACGACGGCGTTCTCGAACCCAGTGAAGACTCCAACTTCAATAACAGTCTTGATGCGGGTGAAGATAAGAACAGCAACTCTGTCCTTGACCTTTACGAGGATACCGGCGTCGATATCGATGGCGACGGCTACTACGATTATGCGTGCAATACGGACGGCACCGGCCGGTCCAACGGCCGGCTCGACCGCGGCGACGGCGTCATTAACATCGATGACCTCGAGTGGGCGCTGAAGACCACCGCGAAGAACGGTCCCTACATCAAGGAGATTCCGCTCGATCCCTGGGGCAACAGGTATGTCTATTACGCTCCATTGAGGCGGCCAACCTACAACTCGAATGACCTAAACGACAGGGGCGACGAAGACTATCTGTGGATTGATCCTGCGAATAACGATAGTCCACCCACTCTGAATGATCGAACGTTGTGCAGCGAGGATATTAACGGGAACGGCAGGCTGGATACCGGCGAAGACGTCGGTATCGCGGTTTACGATGTGAATACAGGCGTTGCGACTGTCTACGTGAGAACTGCGGCCACGCCCGGTGGCGTGCCTGCGTTCACCTCGATGCGCGCTGGCTCCGGCAACGGCATCCTCGATCACGGCGACGACGACAACAAGAACAACAATATCGAGACGTATATCGATATGGCCACGCCGGAGGCGCCCAATCACATCGAGCTCGGCAATGCGGATATCTCGCCCGACGGCCTCGCGCGCAATATCGGCTACTACATCTACTCCATCGGAAGAGACAAGCGGGACCAGACCGCGACCGGATACGAGGATATAGAGTTGAACGGCATGATTAACGGCGTGCTTGATATCGATCCGTCAACCACATTTGATGAAGACCTCGACGCGGACGGCTCGCTCGATTGCGGGTATGAGGACGTCGGCCTCGACGGTATCCCCGGCACGAAGGACCAGGGAGAGGATGACGGCGAGCTGACCGTCGGCACCGGCGGCGATACGCGCGACGAAGACTTCGACGGCGACAGCGAACTCGACGGTCAAGACAACGACGATATCAATAGCTGGAACAAGAAGAGGCCGTGGCGCAGCCATTCGAATTACGGCGGATGA